A window of the Peromyscus leucopus breed LL Stock chromosome 22, UCI_PerLeu_2.1, whole genome shotgun sequence genome harbors these coding sequences:
- the Gpr108 gene encoding protein GPR108 isoform X2, with the protein MAVSERRGLGGGSPAQCGWGCLSLLVLMLGGCSGRIHRLALTGEKRADIQLNSFGFYTNGSLEVELSLLRLGLQETEEKPRVGFSLSRVRSGSIHSYSRWGRERPG; encoded by the exons ATGGCAGTGAGCGAGAGGAGGGGGCTCGGCGGCGGGAGCCCCGCGCAGTGCGGATGGGGATGCTTGTCGCTGCTGGTGCTGATGCTGGGCGGCTGCTCAGGCCGCATTCACCGGCTGGCGCTCACA GGGGAGAAGCGAGCTGACATCCAACTGAACAGCTTCGGATTCTACACCAATGGGTCCCTGGAAGTGGAGCTGAGCCTACTGCGCCTTGGCCtccaagagacagaagagaagccAAGG GTGGGGTTCAGCTTGAGTCGGGTTCGATCTGGCAGCATTCACTCCTACTCG AGATGGGGCAGGGAGAGGCCCGGGTGA
- the Trip10 gene encoding cdc42-interacting protein 4 isoform X1: MDWGTELWDQFEVLERHTQWGLDLLDKYVKFVKERAEVEQAYAKQLRSLVKKYLPKRPTKDDPEVKFSQQQSFVQLLQEVNDFAGQRELVAESLGIRVCLELAKYSQEMKQERKMHFQEGRRAQQQLENGFKQLETSKRKFERDCREAEKAAHTAERLDQDINATKADVEKAKQQAHLRNHMAEESKNEYAAQLQRFNRDQAHFYFSQMPQIFDKLQDMDERRATRLGAGYGLLSEAELQVVPIIGKCLEGMKVAAESVDAKNDSQVLIELHKSGFARPGDLEFEDFSQVMNRVPSDSSLGTPDGRPELRAASSRSRAKRWPFGKKNKPRPPSLSLLGGHLPSTLSDGPPSPRSGRDPLAILSEISKSVKPRLASFRSLRGGRGTVVTEDFSHLPPEQQRKRLQQQLEERNRELQKEEDQREALKKMKDVYEKTPQMGDPASLEPRIAETLGNIERLKLEVQKYEAWLAEAESRVLSNRGDSLSRHSRPPDPPATAPPDSSSSSNNSGSQDNKESSEEPPSEEGQDTPIYTEFDEDFEESAPPIGHCVAIYHFEGSSEGTISMSEGEDLSLMEEDKGDGWTRVRRKQGGEGYVPTSYLRVTLN, translated from the exons ATGGATTGGGGCACCGAGCTGTGG GATCAGTTTGAGGTGCTGGAACGCCACACGCAGTGGGGACTGGATCTGTTGGACAAATACGTGAAGTTCGTGAAAGAACGCGCCGAGGTGGAGCAGGCTTATGCCAAGCAACTCCG GAGCCTGGTGAAAAAGTACCTTCCCAAGAGACCTACCAAAGATGACCCCGAAGTCAA GTTCAGCCAGCAACAGTCTTTCGTCCAGCTTCTCCAGGAGGTCAATGATTTCGCAGGCCAGCGAGAGCTGGTGGCCGAGAGTCTGGGCATCCGGGTGTGCCTGGAGCTGGCCAAGTACTCGCAGGAGATGAAGCAGGAGAGGAAGATG CATTTCCAGGAAGGCCGGCgagcccagcagcagctggagaaTGGCTTCAAACAGCTGGAGACT AGTAAGCGGAAGTTTGAGCGGGACTGCCGGGAGGCCGAGAAAGCGGCTCACACCGCCGAGCGGCTGGATCAGGACATTAATGCCACCAAGGCAGATGTGGAGAAG GCCAAGCAGCAAGCCCACCTTCGGAACCACATGGCCGAAGAGAGCAAGAACGAGTACGCGGCCCAGCTGCAGCGCTTCAACCGAGACCAGGCCCACTTCTACTTCTCACAGATGCCCCAGATATTCGAC AAGCTGCAGGACATGGATGAACGCCGGGCCACCCGCCTGGGGGCCGGGTACGGGCTCTTATCAGAGGCTGAACTGCAGGTGGTCCCCATTATCGGCAAATGCTTGGAGGGCATGAAGGTGGCCGCGGAGTCCGTGGACGCTAAGAAT GACTCACAAGTCCTCATTGAACTACACAAGTCAGGGTTCGCCCGCCCGGGGGACTTGGAATTCGAAGACTTCAGTCAAGTCATGAACCGAGTGCCTTCGGACAGCAGCCTGGGCACCCCGGACGGCAGGCCCGAGCTCCGAGCGGCCTCCAGTCGCAGCCGTGCCAAGCGCTGGCCTTTTGGGAAAAAGAACAAG CCGCGTCCCCCATCCTTGTCCCTCCTGGGGGGTCACCTACCCTCCACATTGTCTGATGGACCCCCGTCCCCTCGTTCTGGCCGCGACCCCTTGGCCATACTGAGCGAGATCAGTAAGTCGGTCAAACCGCGGCTAGCATCCTTCCGCAGCCTCCGAGGTGGCCGTGGG ACCGTGGTCACCGAAGATTTCAGTCACCTGCCCCCGGAGCAGCAGAGAAAGCGACTCCAGCAGCAGTTGGAAGAGAGGAACCGGGAGTTGCAGAAAGAGGAGGACCAGAG GGAGGCCCTGAAGAAGATGAAAGATGTATATGAGAAAACCCCGCAGATGGGAGACCCTGCCAGCTTAGAGCCCCGCATCGCAGAAACCCTGGGCAACATCGAGAGACTGAAGCTAGAAGTGCAGAAGTATGAG GCTTGGTTGGCAGAAGCTGAAAGCCGGGTCCTCAGTAACCGGGGGGACAGCCTAAGCCGTCACTCCAGGCCCCCTGATCCCCCAGCTACTGCCCCACCTGatagcagcagtagcagcaacaACAGTGGATCCCAGGATAATAAAGAGAG CTCAGAAGAACCCCCTTCAGAAGAAGGCCAGGACACCCCCATCTACACTGAGTTCGACGAGGACTTTGAAGAGTCTGCACCCCCCATCGGCCATTGTGTAGCTATCTACCACTTTGAAG gaTCCAGTGAGGGGACCATCTCCATGTCGGAGGGGGAAGACCTCAGTCTGATGGAAGAAGACAAGGGTGATGGATGGACACGGGTCAGGCGGAAACAGGGAGGCGAGGGCTATGTGCCCACCTCTTACCTCCGAGTCACACTCAATTGA
- the Gpr108 gene encoding protein GPR108 isoform X1 — MAVSERRGLGGGSPAQCGWGCLSLLVLMLGGCSGRIHRLALTGEKRADIQLNSFGFYTNGSLEVELSLLRLGLQETEEKPRVGFSLSRVRSGSIHSYSSRNSHGCPLERNSSNFLVLFLIDIKDLQ, encoded by the exons ATGGCAGTGAGCGAGAGGAGGGGGCTCGGCGGCGGGAGCCCCGCGCAGTGCGGATGGGGATGCTTGTCGCTGCTGGTGCTGATGCTGGGCGGCTGCTCAGGCCGCATTCACCGGCTGGCGCTCACA GGGGAGAAGCGAGCTGACATCCAACTGAACAGCTTCGGATTCTACACCAATGGGTCCCTGGAAGTGGAGCTGAGCCTACTGCGCCTTGGCCtccaagagacagaagagaagccAAGG GTGGGGTTCAGCTTGAGTCGGGTTCGATCTGGCAGCATTCACTCCTACTCG AGCCGGAACTCCCACGGATGCCCTCTGGAGAGAAACAGCAGCAACTTCCTGGTCCTTTTCCTCATTGATATCAAAGACCTGCAGTGA
- the Trip10 gene encoding cdc42-interacting protein 4 isoform X2, with translation MDWGTELWDQFEVLERHTQWGLDLLDKYVKFVKERAEVEQAYAKQLRSLVKKYLPKRPTKDDPEVKFSQQQSFVQLLQEVNDFAGQRELVAESLGIRVCLELAKYSQEMKQERKMHFQEGRRAQQQLENGFKQLETSKRKFERDCREAEKAAHTAERLDQDINATKADVEKAKQQAHLRNHMAEESKNEYAAQLQRFNRDQAHFYFSQMPQIFDKLQDMDERRATRLGAGYGLLSEAELQVVPIIGKCLEGMKVAAESVDAKNDSQVLIELHKSGFARPGDLEFEDFSQVMNRVPSDSSLGTPDGRPELRAASSRSRAKRWPFGKKNKTVVTEDFSHLPPEQQRKRLQQQLEERNRELQKEEDQREALKKMKDVYEKTPQMGDPASLEPRIAETLGNIERLKLEVQKYEAWLAEAESRVLSNRGDSLSRHSRPPDPPATAPPDSSSSSNNSGSQDNKESSEEPPSEEGQDTPIYTEFDEDFEESAPPIGHCVAIYHFEGSSEGTISMSEGEDLSLMEEDKGDGWTRVRRKQGGEGYVPTSYLRVTLN, from the exons ATGGATTGGGGCACCGAGCTGTGG GATCAGTTTGAGGTGCTGGAACGCCACACGCAGTGGGGACTGGATCTGTTGGACAAATACGTGAAGTTCGTGAAAGAACGCGCCGAGGTGGAGCAGGCTTATGCCAAGCAACTCCG GAGCCTGGTGAAAAAGTACCTTCCCAAGAGACCTACCAAAGATGACCCCGAAGTCAA GTTCAGCCAGCAACAGTCTTTCGTCCAGCTTCTCCAGGAGGTCAATGATTTCGCAGGCCAGCGAGAGCTGGTGGCCGAGAGTCTGGGCATCCGGGTGTGCCTGGAGCTGGCCAAGTACTCGCAGGAGATGAAGCAGGAGAGGAAGATG CATTTCCAGGAAGGCCGGCgagcccagcagcagctggagaaTGGCTTCAAACAGCTGGAGACT AGTAAGCGGAAGTTTGAGCGGGACTGCCGGGAGGCCGAGAAAGCGGCTCACACCGCCGAGCGGCTGGATCAGGACATTAATGCCACCAAGGCAGATGTGGAGAAG GCCAAGCAGCAAGCCCACCTTCGGAACCACATGGCCGAAGAGAGCAAGAACGAGTACGCGGCCCAGCTGCAGCGCTTCAACCGAGACCAGGCCCACTTCTACTTCTCACAGATGCCCCAGATATTCGAC AAGCTGCAGGACATGGATGAACGCCGGGCCACCCGCCTGGGGGCCGGGTACGGGCTCTTATCAGAGGCTGAACTGCAGGTGGTCCCCATTATCGGCAAATGCTTGGAGGGCATGAAGGTGGCCGCGGAGTCCGTGGACGCTAAGAAT GACTCACAAGTCCTCATTGAACTACACAAGTCAGGGTTCGCCCGCCCGGGGGACTTGGAATTCGAAGACTTCAGTCAAGTCATGAACCGAGTGCCTTCGGACAGCAGCCTGGGCACCCCGGACGGCAGGCCCGAGCTCCGAGCGGCCTCCAGTCGCAGCCGTGCCAAGCGCTGGCCTTTTGGGAAAAAGAACAAG ACCGTGGTCACCGAAGATTTCAGTCACCTGCCCCCGGAGCAGCAGAGAAAGCGACTCCAGCAGCAGTTGGAAGAGAGGAACCGGGAGTTGCAGAAAGAGGAGGACCAGAG GGAGGCCCTGAAGAAGATGAAAGATGTATATGAGAAAACCCCGCAGATGGGAGACCCTGCCAGCTTAGAGCCCCGCATCGCAGAAACCCTGGGCAACATCGAGAGACTGAAGCTAGAAGTGCAGAAGTATGAG GCTTGGTTGGCAGAAGCTGAAAGCCGGGTCCTCAGTAACCGGGGGGACAGCCTAAGCCGTCACTCCAGGCCCCCTGATCCCCCAGCTACTGCCCCACCTGatagcagcagtagcagcaacaACAGTGGATCCCAGGATAATAAAGAGAG CTCAGAAGAACCCCCTTCAGAAGAAGGCCAGGACACCCCCATCTACACTGAGTTCGACGAGGACTTTGAAGAGTCTGCACCCCCCATCGGCCATTGTGTAGCTATCTACCACTTTGAAG gaTCCAGTGAGGGGACCATCTCCATGTCGGAGGGGGAAGACCTCAGTCTGATGGAAGAAGACAAGGGTGATGGATGGACACGGGTCAGGCGGAAACAGGGAGGCGAGGGCTATGTGCCCACCTCTTACCTCCGAGTCACACTCAATTGA